From the genome of Chiloscyllium plagiosum isolate BGI_BamShark_2017 chromosome 13, ASM401019v2, whole genome shotgun sequence:
TGGTACTGCCGTCActaggagatggttagattctctcttgttggagatactGCTTGCCTGGCAGTTGTAAGGTACGAATATTATTGGTGACTTATCACGCCAAACCTGAATGCTATCCATTCTTGCGGTATATGGACCTAACAcatagtatctgaggagctgaatggtgctgaaaacaCTCTGCAATAATCACTGGACATCCCCAATTCTAACTTTATCATGGAGGCAAGttattgatgaggcagctgaagatgtctgatgtgggagattagggaaagTTTCCACGTTGCTGATAATTATGTCCacagtaagtgtgtttggttgcaaatcctatcaaatCGCATGGATCATTTGGAGCGacagttggaggcaatgaggaatttaccaTGGCTAGTGGTTGTGATGGGTGCTAGATATAGGAAAGGACAAAAACcatagatacagtcaggtagataggttaccacctggaaaggtaagagagggaggcaggtagtgtagGAGCATCCTGttgctatccccatctcaaatatgcatgctgttttagaaaatgtaggggatgatggactctcaggggactATAGCAtgcacagccaagtttctggtagcagatcaggctctaatgtaatgaagggTACGCCAGGTTCTAAGCGACCAATTATGATAGGGCACTctccagtcagaggcacagacagacattttggCAGCCGATAGCAAgagatcagaatggtgtgttgcctccttggtgccaggataaaTGATATCGctaagagagtgcagaatattctcaaagaggagagggaccagGATGAGATTGATGTACACATTGAAATTAACAACATACGAAGTGAAAAGGGTGAAGTTTCAaagggagaatacagagttaggcaggaagaTAAAAAgaaggtccttgagggtagtaatatctagattaatcccggtgctacgagctagtgagggtagaaataggaggatagagcggatgaatgcatggctgaggagctggtatatgggagaaggattcacaatttttggatcattggaatctcttctggagtgacctgtataagaaggatggattgcacctgaattggaagggtctaatatactggcagggagatttgctagagctgctcgggaggatttaaactagtaaggtggggggtgtgggacccagggaaagaGTGAAGAAagaatcaatctgagactggcacagttgggaaaaggagcaagtcaaacagccagggcaggcaggaacaaagcagagaacaaggtaggactgataaattaaactgcatttatttcaatgcaaggggcctaacagagaaggcagctgaactcagggcatggttaggaacatgggactgggatatcatagcaattacagaaacatggctcagggatggacaggactggcagcttaatgttccacgatgcaagtgctacaggaaggatagaaagggaggtaagagaggagggggagtggcatttttgatgagggtTAGCATtattgctgtacttagggaggatattcctcagaatatgtccagggaatttatttgggtggaactgagaaataagaaagggatgatcaccttattggggttgtattatagaccccctaatagtcggcgggaaattgaaaaacaaatttgtaagaagatctcagttatctgtaagaataatagggtagttctggtaggggattttaactttccaaacatagactgggactgccatagtgttaaagatttagatggagaggaatttgttaaagaGTAccagaaagttttctgattcagtatgtggatgcaccaaCTAGataaggtgcaaaatttgacctactcttgggaaataaggcaggacaggtgactgaggtgtcagtgggggagcactttggggccagcgaccataattctattagatttaaaatagtgatggaaaaggacagatcagatctaaaaattgaagttctaaattggagaaaggccaatattgatggtattaggcaagctgattgggggcagatgttcgcaggtaaagggatggctggaaaatgggaagcattcagaaatgagataacgagaatccagagaaaatatattcctgtcagggtgaaaggaaagactggtaggtataggggatgctggatgactaaagaaattgagggtttggttaagaaaaagaaggaagcatatgtaaggtatagacagNNNNNNNNNNNNNNNNNNNNNNNNNNNNNNNNNNNNNNNNNNNNNNNNNNNNNNNNNNNNNNNNNNNNNNNNNNNNNNNNNNNNNNNNNNNNNNNNNNNNNNNNNNNNNNNNNNNNNNNNNNNNNNNNNNNNNNNNNNNNNNNNNNNNNNNNNNNNNNNNNNNNNNNNNNNNNNNNNNNNNNNNNNNNNNNNNNNNNNNNNNNNNNNNNNNNNNNNNNNNNNNNNNNNNNNNNNNNNNNNNNNNNNNNNNNNNNNNNNNNNNNNNNNNNNNNNNNNNNNNNNNNNNNNNNNNNNNNNNNNNNNNNNNNNNNNNNNNNNNNNNNNNNNNNNNNNNNNNNNNNNNNNNNNNNNNNNNNNNNNNNNNNNNNNNNNNNNNNNNNNNNNNNNNNNNNNNNNNNNNNNNNNNNNNNNNNNNNNNNNNNNNNNNNNNNNNNNNNNNNNNNNNNNNNNNNNNNNNNNNNNNNNNNNNNNNNNNNNNNNNNNNNNNNNNNNNNNNNNNNNNNNNNNNNNNNNNNNNNNNNNNNNNNNNNNNNNNNNNNNNNNNNNNNNNNNNNNNNNNNNNNNNNNNNNNNNNNNNNNNNNNNNNNNNNNNNNNNNNNNNNNNNNNNNNNNNNNNNNNNNNNNNNNNNNNNNNNNNNNNNNNNNNNNNNNNNNNNNNNNNNNNNNNNNNNNNNNNNNNNNNNNNNNNNNNNNNNNNNNNNNNNNNNNNNNNNNNNNNNNNNNNNNNNNNNNNNNNNNNNNNNNNNNNNNNNNNNNNNNNNNNNNNNNNNNNNNNNNNNNNNNNNNNNNNNNNNNNNNNNNNNNNNNNNNNNNNNNNNNNNNNNNNNNNNNNNNNNNNNNNNNNNNNNNNNNNNNNNNNNNNNNNNNNNNNNNNNNNNNNNNNNNNNNNNNNNNNNNNNNNNNNNNNNNNNNNNNNNNNNNNNNNNNNNNNNNNNNNNNNNNNNNNNNNNNNNNNNNNNNNNNNNNNNNNNNNNNNNNNNNNNNNNNNNNNNNNNNNNNNNNNNNNNNNNNNNNNggcagagcagtggacatgatctatatggacttcagtaaggcattcattAAGGTTCCTCATAGTATACTGATTAGCAAGATGAGATCACAAGGAATACAAGAAGaaatagtcatttggatacagaattgtcttgaaggtagaagacagaggttggtggtggagggttgtttttcagactggaggcctgtgaccattggagttccacaaggatcagtgctgggtccactgctttgagttacttatgtaaatgatttggatgtgaacgtaagaggtatagttattaagtttgcaaatgaggTGCAAAATTGGACTtaaagtggacagcgaagaaggttacctctgagtacagtgggatcttgattggatgggccaatgggccaagaagtggcagatggagtttaatttagataaatgtgaggtcctgccttttggaaaagcaaatcagagcaggacttatacacttaatgggcaggtcctggggagtgctgctggacaaagagaccttggagtgcaggttcatagctccttggaagagAAGTTGCAGCtagatagtcaagaaggcatttggtatggtcagagcattgagtataggggttgcagctgtacaagacattggttaggccacttttggaatattgtgtgcaactgtggtctccctcttataggaaagatgttgtgaaacttgaaagggttcagaaatggtttacaaggatgttgccagagttggagggtttgagctacagggagaggttgaacaggccggcgctgttttctctggagcgtcagatgctgagggtgaccttatagaggtttataaaatcacgaggggcatggataaatagacaaggtctttttcctggggtgggggagtccagaactagagggcataggtttagggtgagaggagaaagatttgaaagggacctaaggggcaacgttttcacgcagagggtggtacgtgtatggcatgagctgccagaggaagtggcgcaggctggtacaatacaatattggatgggtacatgaataggaaggattcagagcgatatgggccaattgctggcaaatgggactagattaatttaggatatctggtcagcatggacgagttgaaccgaagggtctgtttccatgctgtacgtctctatgactccatgtttaATGATCAACCCTACTGATctatgggaacagtttctccttgttGTTGGCCTGTAATTCCAATAattaagatgtgcaggtcaggtgaattggccatgctaaactgcccatagtgttaagtgcattagttagagggaaatggaactgggtgggttaatcttcggacttgttgggccgaagggccagtttctacactgtagggaatctaacctaatctaatctaatcaaacccaaTAATAGTCACACAGATAAAGATAAAACAGAACTTTAATCATACGTGTATTTAAAACATTCACATGTGACACATAGATTATCAAAATTTACATAAGAGATTATGTCAACATCGATGAGACAGTATTCAAGCAGCATTATTTACGTGACACTTCCCACTAAGCCTTAATGAGCTCTGGTTGCAAGTGTGCTTACCCCAGGGTATGAGGAGCATTGAGTGTTCTGCCAGAGCTGGTGCGGGAGATAGTGAGGCACAGACACAAGGCAAGAACGAAATGCAGAAACACAAGATGGGGAGTGAAGCAGGAAGTGTTCCTGATCTCGACACTCCCAGAGAGGGTCAAAGAGGGTGCTCAATCATTGCAACAGTCAAATCCAATCAATTGTTACTTCCTGGACACTGAACGCCTTAAAGGATGTAGATAAAAGCCAAGTTGAATATCTCCAACAGATGGGAAGTTATCAAAATCTCTCCCACACCCTTACATTCAGACTCAATCGACACTCCTTGGTGCAAAATTTTGATGTAACTGTCTACATTTCCTTTGGcgcttctatttttgtttaggTGCCCCTTCGGGGCCCTCTGTCCtaattttgattttgaattgTTTGTGGCcgtgaaaaaaaactggaatttgccttccctgtttcTGATGGAATTTCCTGATATGGTTAGGGAAATTGATCAAGGGGGAGGGATGGTTACACACTTTAGCAGAGCCCTCTGAATTTTCAACTGTCAAGCTGAACAGATGGGATGTTTAATGGCTTTGTCTCACGAATTTTCTCTTTGCCTGAACTTCTCGCATTGCTTATTCCAACAGCACCAAATATATTTGATAGTCATTGAAAGACATAGGTGAGAACGTAAAAAAATAAAGTTTCCTGTACATACATAAATCATTTCATTCAGGATATTTCTTGTTATCTACACACTGGAGAATTGCACAGTGTTTTCTCACTCCCTGTGCTCGCTCATTAGTTGAACGTGCGCGCTGAATCCAAAAGGTCCctcacacttttttttaacacaacTCTGACACACTCAAGACTGAAACTTTAACCAGTCACATGCCTGGGCAATCGGAAAACAGCAGTTAGCAAAGTCAGGGATAATGGCATCCTCTTCGCTTCTAATGTTCTCAGTCTCactcaggctgttgcttgaaaCAAATTCTTTCGGAGCACTCCCGATTTGAGTCCATCACTTTTTGTGAACTCGTGCTGGGCTGTAAGGATTCAGAAACCTGCTCGCACTTTCATGTTAAAAAGCACAGGAGCAAGGCGTTCCCGTTAGGGAAGGTCAGAGGTCACTTCATGTGCACATGAGACCACCCATGGCTCACAAGCTCATGAAATGACCCGTTTGCTACAATGACAAGTGTTTGTGTTGGGGAACAGATCCGTTTACACTGGCATATTGGCAATGACACACTAGGCACTCCCAGGTGAGGTATGGCACAGGTCAGATGCAGTGTAAAGCTTCCTCTGCTCTGCTCAGACCCCTAACTTTACACGTTCCATTGCCTGTCACCATATCTTTGACATAGTTCCAAAGGAGATAGCCAATGCCACGCCAAAGGGAGGGGACTTTACTGTGGTGGCTTCAATGTCCACTTTGAGCTCTGGGTCTTGGCTGCTGAACCTCAGTGACCACTGGACTTCCACAGCCAGATGCAACAGTCGGACATGAGCCCAGACCCCAGGGAGGAATGGGGACTGACACCACAATCCAGTCGCCCACAAGTACTCTCAGCTGCATGTTATTGTCCTCAGCTCCTGAAGGACTGAGTGGCCACTTTGAAAGCACAGTTAGGACTTGTGTCTGCAAACTGGGATGGACAACATGCAAAGCCAAGCTGATCCTCAGACAGTCTACTGTGACATCTGTTATGACTAAGATCAGGAGTCAAATGAGCCCAATGGCATTCAAAATCCTTTTGTCTTTTATGTTCCTCCTTCCCCGAGTGTCTAACTGACAAAAAATGCTCCAAAGAAGCTGGATCCATCAGCCATGTCAATCCAGCTGATGTTGCTGACAGTCACAAATATTCGATCAAGGTATCTGAGTTCAAACAGGCCACCCTGGTAAATGGAATGTAATTCGTATTCCCTATTCTTAGCCCAGCATGTTGTCCTGGTATTTTTCATTAACAGGATAGGGTCAGGGTAGGCTGTATTTTTGTAAATATACTGGACCATCTGAGTGTTCCCGGAAACTGACAGCAAGGCACCTGGACGGGAGTCTCCCTCTCCTGTGATTTCGCGATATCGAAAGTAGGTCTGAGCATAGATATAATAGAGTCCGGTCTGCAGGATAATCAGCTCTCCGTTTTTGTATTCCACGCTGTGCAGAAATGCCTGTCCTCTCCGTGGCTCCCACATCTGTATTTTCTGCCCCTGAAGTCGTCTTGACACTGAGTCTGCAACAGTAACAATGGTAAATCCTGAGTGACACAGCCTCGAATTGTCTCATGACCCTAACAGCACCTCATGTCTGGagctgagaagaatgagagatgatcccATTGAAACCGACAGGATTCAGAAAGGGACTCAGGGGCTAGGGGGAACCCAAACCACAGCAGGCACAGTCTCAAGATCAGGAGTTCAGGACttaaggagaaactccttcactCCAAAATGTTTCGAATCTTTAAAATCTCAAAGTTTTGTGGATTGTTGAATATAGGTACAGATggacagattttattttaatatatccTTTCAAGTGATGTAGGCTCGCCAGGCAAAGCCAGTGTTTGCTGCCCATCTTGAACAGAGTGGCTCGCTCCactatttcagaggacagctaAGAAGCAGctaccttgctgtgggtctggagtcacaggatGGCCAAAGGACTGCagagcatgagtgaaccagatggtcttCTACGACCATCATAAAACAGTACCACGCTCACCAATatagatcagaagtcacatgacaccaggttctagtccaacaggtttatttgaaataacaggctttcagagcactgctccaaaaACGGGAACAAGTTACTTCAATATGGCAGATGATATAATGACCACAATTATAGAGACTACAATTCCACGGCTTTTATGTTGGAATTTTGATTCCACTGTCTGCCACCGTGAGATCTGAACCTAATTGTTAGCTGGGCATCAGGATTGATAACCAAATGGCACTTCCACTGTGCTACGCCACCTCCCCTCATGGCCTCCCAGATAGCCAGCTGAAAATCTCAGCCATGTtggcattgaatggtggagtgggtttgatgggccaaaaggcctctttctgcaGAGGCAGATTTGGAAGTGGGTTCCTGCCTCAGGGTGATCCATcaaggacagcacggtggctcagtggttagaactgttgCCTCTCATcgccagggaccaggttcgattccagcctcaggcgactgtccgaatgttgtttgcacgttctccctgtgtcagtgtgggtttcctctgggaaaggtaggttaggtaaattagtcAAGGGTAGATTtaggggaatgggcttgggtgggatattcttcggaaggtcggtctggacttgttgggccatagggcctgtttccacaccattgggattctatgatgacactGCTACCCTGGCAGCTATCGAAAATCGTCACTGCTTGAATTTTCAGCACACTTCAGACATTTCAAGGGATTCACAAGTTTCCCTACCAACCTCAGCAATGTGCACCTTTCTCACTGTGACTACAATCTTCCTGGAGCTGTGACCTCTCAGAGACCCACCCATCAACCCAACATCCGGAACCGAATAATGGAGAAAGAGGCAGCCTATTGATGATGAAACTACTGACACGATTCTGACCTGTCCCAGTGCTTGAAGCTTTACAAAAGGCAAAGATTCCACccacaggagcaggagaaggtcaCTTGGCCCTTTCAGCCTGTTCTATTATTCTATTACATTACAGTTGAACCATACCTTAACACGCTCTCAAAACAAAGAATATTATTCTCAGTTTGCAAATTTTCAAATGCTTTCTTGGGAGTCCCAGATTTCCACTGCCCTTTAAGTGCGGATGTTCCCTCTGAATGACCTGGCCTGTCATTTACGGTTCTGCCTCTTTGTTCTGGACACTACCCTCTTCCTCCAACCAGAGGAAATAAATTCTCTCCCCCTTAATCGTCTAAAGTTCTCTTAATCCTCTGAAGTTCTCTTACTCCTCTAATCTATGAAATATAAGACTAATATAAGACTAATCTATGAAACAGcacaccttaatttaaacctCACAGCCTATTAAGTGGCAGGTTCTTATTTGGAAGTTCAAAGATTTCCTCACCAGACGTTCAACCCTTACCTCAGCTTTTGCCTATAACTCTGTTGTAAACTTTCTTACTCGAGAAAGTACTGACTGCAATATCAACACATCAGACTTTGCGTTGTCATACCACATTCTCCTGATGATTATTTGAAGAGACATTGCTTAAATAATTGTCAGCCCTGGGCCAGTCAGCAGTGTTCCCAGCACTTAAGTCAGTAGGTTGTGGGATTAATTCCtgatctattcctgatgaagggtttttgcccgaaacgtcaattttcctgctcctcggatactgcctgacctgctatgcttttccagcaccactctgatctaaactgtggGATTAAGACCCAGGACCAGAAACTTCAGCAGATCATCTTGGCTGACACTCCCGATGATAGTTGTGAGGGAGTTTTAGTGAGGAAATCTTAAAACCAGATTAATCAATAACATCCCTCATTCTTTCAGGGAATTTgttatgtgcaaattggctgtcagGCAATGGTGACTATGCTCTTCTTTACTTCATTTGTTGCAAATGCTGCAAGATATACTCAGGTCTGCAtgtcttttcttttgttttccttcccaCACTCTTCTCCAATCTTCCTCCAATTTTCAGAATTCACAATTCGTTAACATAATGGAAGCTGGAGattgccattcagcccctctactCTGTTCAGCTAATCAAACCAATAATGGCGGCTCTtacattcaactccattttcctgctttcttccatatcctttgttTCCCTCAGTTCCCAAAAGGTTCAGGATAAGGAGTtggtcattcaggactgagatgaggtgaaattgctTGATTCAGAAGCTTGTTAaactttagaattctctaccccacAGAGCTGTGGATGTTTGGTCATTAAATACATGGAAGACAGAGGCCACTAGGGTTTTAGACTTGCACAATAGGTTAGGACATGTGGTGTCAGGCAACAAATAGCTAAGTGGATGGAAACTTGGCTAAAAAAGGTCAGAGATTTGGGAAAAAGGTTCATCAGATTGGAGAAAGGCATAAAGCAGTCTTCCAGTCATCACTGCTTTGACCACGGTTATTCATCATTTACATTGTTTGGAAAATGGGAAAAAGCAGATGATATCAAAGTGGCCAGCATCAAAGGAGATTGCAAGCTGTTGATTGTTGTAGAGGGAAGTTACTGGTGGAGAATCTTAGCAGAGTCTCACCTCCCAGTGGAGTTGACTTGCTCCGATGATTTCCAGTCAGATGAGCTGCAATTTTTTGGACAGTTGGCTGTGTGCCTGATTGCGGTTGACTCAGATATGGAATCAGACGAGACACTTCACCTAAAAGAGGAGGAAGAGATCACACATTAACTCAGGGATAGATGTGGTACCCACATTAGCTCCATCCCTCCCTCTGAGCCTTTTGTGCAAAGTACAACTTAACAGGCTTGTCAGCAAAATTAAAGCAGATGAGATTGACAGGGCGTGCTTACAAAACTGGCCAGAGACAGAAAAGAGTGGTGTACAGTTGGTTTTCACACAGGAGAGAGGTACATGGTTTTGTTACTTAGGGGC
Proteins encoded in this window:
- the LOC122556126 gene encoding tumor necrosis factor ligand superfamily member 10-like isoform X2; this encodes MGSSSSSVTAQRLGLVLGSVLLLQCVCMTVTFLYFSSELKQIQETFSKNNMACLMEDIVDLHDDALASEEFADYPRKEKMGRNEELCWRFRAQIYQLVEKTVSKRYDQDMSVIVKGEVSRLIPYLSQPQSGTQPTVQKIAAHLTGNHRSKSTPLGDSVSRRLQGQKIQMWEPRRGQAFLHSVEYKNGELIILQTGLYYIYAQTYFRYREITGEGDSRPGALLSVSGNTQMVQYIYKNTAYPDPILLMKNTRTTCWAKNREYELHSIYQGGLFELRYLDRIFVTVSNISWIDMADGSSFFGAFFVS